From Xylanibacter oryzae DSM 17970, a single genomic window includes:
- a CDS encoding DUF5131 family protein, producing the protein MTCTQQSYIDWNPWHGCTKISPGCKYCYVYRQDEMYGSEKRSCVVTKNADFNKPIKRKRDKSYKIDPGTIVFTCFTSDFLVEGADEWRSEAWNMIRKRSDLTFFFFTKRIDRFAQCLPEDWGEGYDNVIVGCTVENQAMADYRLPIFKSQKIKHKAIIVAPILERVDLRAYLDNSIAEVAVSGESGSEARVCDYDWILDLRAQCIEKNIPFHFHQTGARLVKDGKLYLVRRRFQISQANKANINYRIGAHGEQI; encoded by the coding sequence ATGACGTGCACTCAACAATCGTATATAGATTGGAATCCATGGCATGGTTGTACTAAGATTAGTCCGGGGTGCAAATATTGTTATGTGTATCGGCAGGATGAGATGTATGGTTCTGAGAAGAGAAGCTGTGTTGTAACTAAGAATGCAGATTTTAATAAACCGATCAAACGGAAACGGGATAAAAGTTATAAGATAGATCCCGGAACAATTGTTTTCACCTGTTTTACCTCTGACTTCCTAGTTGAAGGTGCTGATGAATGGCGTTCTGAAGCATGGAATATGATACGTAAACGAAGTGATCTGACCTTTTTCTTTTTCACTAAACGAATTGACCGCTTTGCTCAATGCCTACCGGAGGACTGGGGGGAAGGTTATGATAATGTAATTGTGGGATGTACCGTCGAAAATCAGGCCATGGCAGATTATAGGCTACCCATATTCAAAAGCCAGAAGATAAAACATAAGGCTATTATTGTTGCTCCGATCTTAGAGCGTGTTGATTTAAGGGCATATCTTGACAATTCTATTGCGGAAGTTGCTGTCAGCGGAGAATCTGGATCCGAAGCTCGTGTTTGCGATTATGACTGGATATTGGATCTTCGTGCGCAGTGTATTGAAAAGAATATTCCTTTTCATTTCCACCAGACAGGGGCCAGATTAGTAAAGGACGGGAAATTGTATCTTGTTCGCCGCAGATTCCAAATATCTCAGGCAAACAAAGCCAATATCAACTACCGTATCGGAGCTCATGGAGAACAGATATGA
- a CDS encoding glycoside hydrolase family 97 protein, with protein MKIFKHLLFLTLLVTGSGITSAAARMNGVKLSSPDSHIIVNATIVSNRLTYTVVADGSTVIANSPLGITVDSLDLGMNVMFASSPTYKKIDEKYQIFGNHSTAHNLANEAVVALTSKGHKYHLILRAYNDGVAVRYSLPDGAKRIDGESTSWRLPLTAKTVAWMDLNQCYEGFSHVTSFESVPNDKIVMGPLTINEGTHLLSISEADCEDFSDMAFVCHDRTFKACFPFAKNGWEIKRLADENPSSLKGMYGNLHVTPWRTVIIAKNLTDLVNSDLIMNLCPAPSAGSDYSWVKPGRCLWHWWSIGAPIYENQKAWYDAAAKLKWEYYLIDEGWSNWKSEGKDPWTLLKKVIDYGKSVGVKSMVWVNSSEMRNASARRAYLEKVKALGAAGIKIDFIPDATSQILQWYMGAMQDCAELKLLLNFHGSVKPTGLSRTYPNNITREAVRGDEYHMSRYGRVMPYDQDVSLPFTRLMAGAADVTPVMLDPQQLQSAKYSWPHEFAQAIVYLSPITHFCDQYKFYIESPMFDLFQTIPTTWDETRVLSCTEMGKVVAYARRKGDMWWIGVMNGAEARTINLSLDFLKTKKTATLVYDNNSSNTAIDRREKTVSPDDKLEIKMLPGGGFVGRIK; from the coding sequence ATGAAAATATTCAAACATCTTTTGTTTCTGACTCTGTTGGTAACGGGGTCGGGAATAACCAGTGCAGCAGCACGAATGAACGGAGTTAAGTTATCTAGTCCCGACAGCCACATTATAGTCAATGCGACCATCGTCAGTAACCGTCTTACCTATACAGTTGTTGCCGACGGTTCAACGGTGATTGCCAATTCACCGCTTGGCATCACTGTCGATAGTTTGGACTTAGGAATGAATGTTATGTTTGCTTCTTCACCGACTTACAAGAAGATAGATGAGAAATATCAGATATTCGGTAATCATAGCACTGCACATAATTTAGCCAATGAGGCAGTTGTGGCGTTGACAAGTAAGGGACATAAATATCATCTTATATTACGTGCCTATAATGATGGGGTGGCTGTCCGTTATTCCCTGCCTGATGGTGCAAAACGTATTGACGGTGAGTCTACTTCATGGAGACTGCCCTTGACTGCAAAAACAGTGGCATGGATGGATCTGAACCAGTGCTATGAGGGTTTCAGTCATGTGACATCTTTCGAAAGTGTGCCTAATGATAAAATCGTGATGGGACCTCTTACTATTAATGAGGGAACTCATCTTTTGTCGATATCCGAAGCTGACTGTGAGGATTTTTCTGATATGGCGTTTGTTTGTCATGACCGAACGTTCAAGGCTTGTTTCCCTTTTGCAAAGAACGGTTGGGAGATAAAACGCCTTGCCGATGAGAATCCTTCGTCACTTAAAGGTATGTATGGAAACTTGCACGTGACTCCATGGAGAACGGTTATCATTGCAAAGAACCTGACGGATTTGGTCAATTCCGACTTGATCATGAATCTGTGTCCCGCTCCTTCGGCCGGATCTGATTATTCTTGGGTGAAACCCGGTCGTTGCCTTTGGCACTGGTGGAGCATAGGGGCACCGATATATGAAAATCAGAAAGCATGGTATGACGCTGCTGCCAAACTGAAATGGGAGTATTATCTCATTGACGAGGGATGGAGCAACTGGAAATCTGAGGGCAAAGATCCGTGGACATTACTCAAAAAGGTGATAGATTATGGTAAGAGTGTTGGTGTAAAATCGATGGTTTGGGTCAATTCCAGTGAGATGCGTAATGCGTCTGCCCGCCGTGCATACCTGGAGAAGGTTAAAGCATTAGGTGCTGCCGGTATTAAGATCGACTTCATTCCGGATGCAACTTCTCAAATCCTACAGTGGTATATGGGTGCTATGCAGGATTGTGCCGAACTCAAACTGTTATTGAATTTCCATGGTAGTGTGAAGCCGACAGGACTCTCACGTACCTATCCTAATAATATCACTCGTGAGGCTGTTCGCGGAGATGAATACCACATGAGCCGCTACGGTCGTGTAATGCCGTATGATCAGGATGTAAGTCTACCTTTCACGAGATTGATGGCGGGAGCTGCAGATGTAACACCTGTGATGCTCGATCCTCAGCAGCTCCAGTCGGCAAAGTATTCGTGGCCACACGAGTTTGCGCAGGCTATTGTATATCTTTCGCCCATCACACACTTTTGTGATCAGTATAAGTTCTACATAGAAAGCCCGATGTTCGATTTGTTTCAGACGATCCCCACCACCTGGGATGAAACACGTGTGCTTTCATGTACAGAAATGGGAAAGGTCGTAGCTTATGCACGCCGTAAAGGTGATATGTGGTGGATTGGTGTGATGAACGGAGCTGAGGCACGTACGATTAATCTCTCATTGGATTTTTTGAAGACGAAGAAAACTGCTACACTCGTTTATGACAACAACAGCTCAAATACTGCTATAGACAGACGCGAGAAAACCGTCTCACCAGATGATAAACTGGAAATAAAGATGTTACCAGGCGGTGGTTTTGTGGGTAGGATTAAATGA
- a CDS encoding response regulator has product MKTILVAEDNDGNYILMTYILKKNYNIVRAVNGQEAVDKIAEGGIDMILMDIKMPIMDGLEATKIIRKDHPDLPIIALTANAYESDRESAFEAGCNDFIAKPVNCQTTLDIIAKYINK; this is encoded by the coding sequence ATGAAGACCATTTTAGTAGCAGAAGATAATGATGGCAATTACATTCTTATGACTTATATTCTCAAGAAGAATTATAATATTGTAAGAGCTGTAAATGGACAGGAAGCAGTTGATAAAATTGCAGAAGGTGGCATTGATATGATTTTGATGGATATAAAAATGCCAATAATGGATGGCTTGGAAGCGACCAAAATCATACGTAAAGATCATCCGGACCTTCCTATTATAGCATTGACTGCAAATGCCTATGAGAGTGACAGGGAGTCGGCTTTTGAAGCTGGTTGTAATGATTTTATTGCTAAGCCTGTAAACTGTCAGACTACACTTGATATCATTGCCAAATATATCAATAAATAA